In a single window of the Hippoglossus hippoglossus isolate fHipHip1 chromosome 7, fHipHip1.pri, whole genome shotgun sequence genome:
- the LOC117764849 gene encoding basic salivary proline-rich protein 2 isoform X2, with protein sequence MDERGQDGEDPPYQNLLLLGAIAAASAFVVTILIVLVCVGCQRKSKTKHPPAGEKGTSVNMGTLRHPKLNSMSKSDTRLHEINRFPCNGNSVGKSRPASMDLLLLHSRCSQTDLRPSHGRQLPQIPTSPQGSGHGEGGETGGEGGGGGGAGVGGGAGGAGVGEARDHTYTEVGLRNNPTPTHGLDDGLYESVGVREGDTGPKVTSAPPSTSSNTPALVRAAQSPPAHTNGGRNGNGLGNGGRGNGKGNGKGNGRGNGRGNVTINGPVNGRGNGVSAVTSSPLSSVKSLAIQDPTAAEYASIRKFKKVDKTNRKENNGADSQSDSQSSVSDSPSTAPPPLHRSQEFPRKPLEPFHLHSFPKEAVFMGNGEQYIWKPPEDDDIITLHPPPLRGENGQGHPSPPTAKEIADTYSIVCKSQKKKPPMENNGAKTLPRSFGGDRGNRGRGRGVQGPARSQEEPCYESVGDRSWSTCAMAESDPAYATIDSHRKREQGGTNNGTAGGSATLKRKKQVPPPPPPPLPPQPPQQPPQQQQQQQQQQPQPQPQQQAAPAAPQGSGPTAPPARGLPGGENFYESISDVKQGGNSASTTTIFTFNDGMEMYVTGL encoded by the exons ATGGATGAAAGGGGACAAGATGGCGAGGACCCTCCCTACCAGAACCTGCTTCTCCTGGGAGCCATCGCAGCAGCGTCTGCCTTCGTGGTCACCATCCTTATTGTCCTCGTCTGCGTCGGCTGCCAAAG AAAAAGCAAGACCAAGCACCCTCCAGCCGGAGAGAAAGGGACATCTGTAAATATG GGCACACTTCGCCATCCCAAACTGAACTCCATGAGCAAATCTGACACCAGGCTGCACGAGATCAATCGCTTTCCCTGCAATGGAAACT CTGTTGGCAAGAGCCGTCCAGCCAGCATggacctcctgctcctccacagtCGCTGCTCCCAGACAGACCTGAGGCCCTCCCATGGGCGCCAGCTACCCCAGATCCCCACCAGTCCCCAGGGATCTGGCCACGGGGAGGGTGGGGAGacgggaggagaagggggaggaggaggaggagcaggagttggaggaggagcgggagggGCAGGAGTAGGGGAGGCCAGAGACCACACTTATACCGAGGTGGGCCTGCGCAACAACCCCACCCCGACCCACGGCCTGGACGATGGCCTGTACGAAAGTGTAGGTGTCCGGGAGGGTGACACGGGCCCCAAGGTGACCTCTGCCCCGCCGTCCACATCCTCCAACACGCCAGCTTTAGTCAGGGCTGCCCAGAGCCCGCCAGCTCATACCAACGGAGGCCGCAATGGAAACGGGCTTGGGAAC ggaggcagagggaaCGGCAAGGGGAACGGCAAGGGGAACGGCAGGGGGAACGGCAGGGGGAACGTCACCATTAATGGTCCGGTGAATGGAAGAGGTAATGGGGTGAGCGCTGTCACTAGTTCCCCTCTGTCTTCTGTTAAATCTCTGGCCATTCAAGATCCGACTGCAGCCGAGTACGCGTCCATACGCAAGTTCAAAAAG GTTGACAAGACGAACAGGAAGGAAAACAACGGGGCCGACAGCCAGTCAGACAGCCAGTCGAGCGTGAGTGATTCAccctccactgctcctcctcccctgcatCGCAGTCAGGAGTTTCCACGCAAGCCGCTGGAGCCGTTCCACCTGCACTCCTTCCCAAAG GAGGCCGTGTTCATGGGCAACGGGGAGCAGTACATCTGGAAGCCTCCAGAGgacgatgacatcatcaccttGCACCCACCTCCACTCCGTGGCGAGAACGGACAGGGGCACCCATCTCCCCCAACTGCAAAGGAG ATTGCAGACACTTACTCCATCGTGTGTAAATCCCAGAAGAAGAAACCTCCTATGGAAAACAACGGAGCGAAGACCCTCCCACGCTCCTTCGGTGGGGATAGGGGAAACCGGGGTCGAGGAAGAGGAGTCCAGGGCCCGGCGCGTTCCCAAGAGGAGCCCTGCTATGAGTCGGTTGGAGACAGGTCCTGGTCCACATGCGCAATGGCCGAGTCTGACCCCGCGTACGCTACTATCGACAGCCACCGGAAACGTGAGCAGGGGGGAACCAATAACGGCACAGCAGGGGGTAGTGCCACTctgaagagaaagaagcaggtgccgcctccgccgccgccgccgctgccgccgcagccaccacagcagccaccgcagcaacaacaacagcaacaacaacagcaaccgCAACCGCAACCACAACAACAAGCAGCACCAGCGGCACCTCAGGGCTCAGGACCCACCGCCCCGCCTGCTAGAGGCCTGCCTGGTGGGGAAAACTTCTATGAGAGCATCAGTGATGTGAAACAAGGGGGCAACAGCGccagcaccaccaccatctTCACCTTCAATGATGGGATGGAGATGTACGTCACTGGCCTGTAG
- the LOC117764849 gene encoding basic salivary proline-rich protein 2 isoform X1, whose product MDERGQDGEDPPYQNLLLLGAIAAASAFVVTILIVLVCVGCQRKSKTKHPPAGEKGTSVNMQGTLRHPKLNSMSKSDTRLHEINRFPCNGNSVGKSRPASMDLLLLHSRCSQTDLRPSHGRQLPQIPTSPQGSGHGEGGETGGEGGGGGGAGVGGGAGGAGVGEARDHTYTEVGLRNNPTPTHGLDDGLYESVGVREGDTGPKVTSAPPSTSSNTPALVRAAQSPPAHTNGGRNGNGLGNGGRGNGKGNGKGNGRGNGRGNVTINGPVNGRGNGVSAVTSSPLSSVKSLAIQDPTAAEYASIRKFKKVDKTNRKENNGADSQSDSQSSVSDSPSTAPPPLHRSQEFPRKPLEPFHLHSFPKEAVFMGNGEQYIWKPPEDDDIITLHPPPLRGENGQGHPSPPTAKEIADTYSIVCKSQKKKPPMENNGAKTLPRSFGGDRGNRGRGRGVQGPARSQEEPCYESVGDRSWSTCAMAESDPAYATIDSHRKREQGGTNNGTAGGSATLKRKKQVPPPPPPPLPPQPPQQPPQQQQQQQQQQPQPQPQQQAAPAAPQGSGPTAPPARGLPGGENFYESISDVKQGGNSASTTTIFTFNDGMEMYVTGL is encoded by the exons ATGGATGAAAGGGGACAAGATGGCGAGGACCCTCCCTACCAGAACCTGCTTCTCCTGGGAGCCATCGCAGCAGCGTCTGCCTTCGTGGTCACCATCCTTATTGTCCTCGTCTGCGTCGGCTGCCAAAG AAAAAGCAAGACCAAGCACCCTCCAGCCGGAGAGAAAGGGACATCTGTAAATATG CAGGGCACACTTCGCCATCCCAAACTGAACTCCATGAGCAAATCTGACACCAGGCTGCACGAGATCAATCGCTTTCCCTGCAATGGAAACT CTGTTGGCAAGAGCCGTCCAGCCAGCATggacctcctgctcctccacagtCGCTGCTCCCAGACAGACCTGAGGCCCTCCCATGGGCGCCAGCTACCCCAGATCCCCACCAGTCCCCAGGGATCTGGCCACGGGGAGGGTGGGGAGacgggaggagaagggggaggaggaggaggagcaggagttggaggaggagcgggagggGCAGGAGTAGGGGAGGCCAGAGACCACACTTATACCGAGGTGGGCCTGCGCAACAACCCCACCCCGACCCACGGCCTGGACGATGGCCTGTACGAAAGTGTAGGTGTCCGGGAGGGTGACACGGGCCCCAAGGTGACCTCTGCCCCGCCGTCCACATCCTCCAACACGCCAGCTTTAGTCAGGGCTGCCCAGAGCCCGCCAGCTCATACCAACGGAGGCCGCAATGGAAACGGGCTTGGGAAC ggaggcagagggaaCGGCAAGGGGAACGGCAAGGGGAACGGCAGGGGGAACGGCAGGGGGAACGTCACCATTAATGGTCCGGTGAATGGAAGAGGTAATGGGGTGAGCGCTGTCACTAGTTCCCCTCTGTCTTCTGTTAAATCTCTGGCCATTCAAGATCCGACTGCAGCCGAGTACGCGTCCATACGCAAGTTCAAAAAG GTTGACAAGACGAACAGGAAGGAAAACAACGGGGCCGACAGCCAGTCAGACAGCCAGTCGAGCGTGAGTGATTCAccctccactgctcctcctcccctgcatCGCAGTCAGGAGTTTCCACGCAAGCCGCTGGAGCCGTTCCACCTGCACTCCTTCCCAAAG GAGGCCGTGTTCATGGGCAACGGGGAGCAGTACATCTGGAAGCCTCCAGAGgacgatgacatcatcaccttGCACCCACCTCCACTCCGTGGCGAGAACGGACAGGGGCACCCATCTCCCCCAACTGCAAAGGAG ATTGCAGACACTTACTCCATCGTGTGTAAATCCCAGAAGAAGAAACCTCCTATGGAAAACAACGGAGCGAAGACCCTCCCACGCTCCTTCGGTGGGGATAGGGGAAACCGGGGTCGAGGAAGAGGAGTCCAGGGCCCGGCGCGTTCCCAAGAGGAGCCCTGCTATGAGTCGGTTGGAGACAGGTCCTGGTCCACATGCGCAATGGCCGAGTCTGACCCCGCGTACGCTACTATCGACAGCCACCGGAAACGTGAGCAGGGGGGAACCAATAACGGCACAGCAGGGGGTAGTGCCACTctgaagagaaagaagcaggtgccgcctccgccgccgccgccgctgccgccgcagccaccacagcagccaccgcagcaacaacaacagcaacaacaacagcaaccgCAACCGCAACCACAACAACAAGCAGCACCAGCGGCACCTCAGGGCTCAGGACCCACCGCCCCGCCTGCTAGAGGCCTGCCTGGTGGGGAAAACTTCTATGAGAGCATCAGTGATGTGAAACAAGGGGGCAACAGCGccagcaccaccaccatctTCACCTTCAATGATGGGATGGAGATGTACGTCACTGGCCTGTAG